A region of Halalkaliarchaeum desulfuricum DNA encodes the following proteins:
- a CDS encoding SDR family NAD(P)-dependent oxidoreductase: MVLTVVVTGGTRGIGHAVARAFAERGDHVVVASREKEAVEETVSELSALDGTASGLRADVRDEFDAERLMERAARTGERDGIDVVVANAGVAHGTPGERPIDAEPYTAFDDTLRTNVRGVFATIREALPHLTTDARVLVPSGSVAHEAKPGTGAYAVSKAGAEAVVRAFAADIDEAVGVVDPGLVATDLTDADRARDPADIAPMFVWAAVEADPETLDGERIDLRTWKSATR; the protein is encoded by the coding sequence ATGGTTCTGACGGTCGTCGTCACCGGCGGGACGCGGGGAATCGGACACGCAGTCGCCCGCGCGTTCGCCGAACGTGGCGACCACGTCGTCGTCGCGTCGCGGGAGAAAGAGGCAGTCGAGGAAACAGTGTCGGAGCTGTCAGCACTCGACGGTACTGCGTCCGGCCTCCGAGCCGATGTCCGCGACGAGTTCGACGCCGAACGGTTGATGGAACGCGCCGCCCGTACGGGAGAGCGTGACGGGATCGACGTCGTTGTCGCGAACGCCGGCGTCGCCCACGGAACACCGGGTGAGCGGCCGATCGACGCGGAGCCGTACACGGCGTTCGACGACACTCTCCGGACCAACGTCCGTGGGGTGTTCGCGACGATACGCGAGGCGCTCCCGCACCTGACGACCGACGCGAGAGTGCTGGTTCCGTCGGGATCGGTCGCCCACGAGGCGAAACCGGGAACGGGCGCGTACGCGGTCTCGAAGGCGGGCGCCGAGGCGGTCGTCCGGGCGTTCGCTGCCGACATCGACGAGGCGGTCGGGGTCGTCGATCCCGGGCTCGTGGCGACCGACCTCACCGACGCGGATCGGGCTCGGGACCCGGCAGACATCGCTCCGATGTTCGTGTGGGCTGCCGTCGAGGCCGATCCGGAAACCCTCGACGGGGAACGAATCGATCTCAGGACGTGGAAGTCGGCGACGCGGTGA
- the trpG gene encoding anthranilate synthase component II, which yields MKVLVIDNFDSFTYNLVEYLSEQRVGDATTDDPELVDVEVLKNTASLADVSAADPDAVVISPGPGHPKNDRDVGVTAEVLRETSTTVPTFGVCLGLEAAVHEYGGEVGHAPSPIHGKASQIDHDGQGVFAGLPDGFSAARYHSLVARTVPDCFDVSATTEHGEETLVMGIRHREYPIECVQFHPESVLTGVGHDVVENFLEQYVTASPTSTS from the coding sequence ATGAAGGTGCTCGTGATCGACAACTTCGACTCGTTCACCTACAACCTGGTCGAGTATCTCTCCGAACAGCGCGTCGGCGACGCAACCACGGACGACCCCGAACTCGTCGATGTCGAGGTGCTCAAAAACACGGCGTCGCTCGCGGACGTGTCGGCCGCCGATCCGGACGCCGTCGTGATCAGCCCCGGCCCGGGGCATCCAAAAAACGATCGTGACGTCGGTGTCACCGCCGAGGTCCTCCGCGAGACGAGCACGACGGTTCCCACCTTCGGGGTCTGTCTCGGGCTCGAGGCTGCCGTCCACGAGTACGGCGGGGAGGTCGGTCACGCGCCCTCGCCGATCCACGGGAAGGCCTCGCAGATCGACCACGACGGACAGGGTGTGTTCGCTGGACTCCCGGACGGGTTCAGCGCCGCCCGGTATCACTCGCTGGTGGCCCGGACGGTTCCGGACTGTTTCGACGTGTCCGCCACCACGGAACACGGCGAAGAGACGCTGGTGATGGGGATCCGTCACCGGGAGTATCCGATCGAGTGCGTTCAGTTCCACCCCGAGAGCGTGCTCACTGGCGTCGGCCACGACGTCGTAGAGAATTTCCTCGAGCAGTACGTCACCGCGTCGCCGACTTCCACGTCCTGA
- the trpE gene encoding anthranilate synthase component I — MTSTDVDAGSAFELDRSREEFCELAAGASGPAVVRMAASLDVDISPLAAYAALTAGNGDYTFLLESARKVASSDPDGAFAPGPDVERHARYSFVGYDPEAVISVYPDRTDVRSFGPAADAIDVENTGDTLDRLRASMPDVEPIGFPETDRQQLSGGLVGFLSYDSVYDIWLEEVGVDRPEPIVPDAQFCLTTRTLVFDDVEGTVELVLTPLLQPDDDPGEQYDALVSEARDVAEMLSVASDEPVAIDDGIEIRAERAGARGEYEDAVRRAKRHVLDGDIYQGVISRTREFDGEIDPLALYASLREVNPSPYMYLLSYGDRSIVGASPETLVSVQGRRLVSNPIAGTGPRGDSPAEDRRLAGEMLADDKERAEHTMLVDLARNDVRRVSTPGSVRVEEFMNVLKYSHVQHIESTVTGRLADDADAFDATRATFPAGTLTGAPKVRAMEIIDELETEPRGVYGGGVGYYSWTGDADMAIVIRTATIDHEESVDRLTIRAGAGLVADSDPAAEYEETERKMDGVLAAVDRIGSRNDLEASR, encoded by the coding sequence GTGACGTCGACGGATGTCGACGCCGGAAGCGCGTTCGAACTCGACCGTTCCCGCGAGGAGTTCTGCGAACTCGCAGCAGGGGCCTCCGGGCCGGCGGTGGTTCGGATGGCGGCGAGTCTCGACGTCGATATCTCGCCGCTTGCGGCCTACGCGGCGCTCACGGCGGGCAACGGCGATTACACGTTCCTGCTCGAGAGCGCACGGAAGGTCGCCTCGAGCGATCCCGATGGCGCGTTCGCTCCCGGTCCGGACGTCGAACGACACGCCCGATATTCCTTCGTCGGATACGATCCGGAAGCCGTGATCTCGGTGTACCCCGATCGAACGGACGTGAGGTCGTTCGGGCCGGCGGCCGACGCGATCGACGTCGAGAACACGGGCGACACGCTGGATCGGCTTCGAGCGTCGATGCCGGACGTCGAACCGATCGGCTTTCCGGAGACGGATCGCCAGCAGTTGTCCGGCGGATTGGTCGGGTTCCTGTCGTACGATTCCGTGTACGACATCTGGCTCGAGGAGGTCGGCGTCGACCGTCCCGAGCCGATCGTCCCCGACGCCCAGTTTTGCCTGACGACGCGAACACTTGTCTTCGACGACGTCGAGGGGACCGTCGAACTGGTGTTGACGCCACTGTTGCAGCCGGATGACGATCCGGGTGAACAGTACGACGCCCTCGTCTCCGAGGCGCGGGACGTCGCAGAGATGCTGTCTGTGGCGTCCGACGAGCCGGTCGCGATCGACGACGGGATAGAGATCCGGGCCGAGCGCGCCGGAGCCCGCGGGGAGTACGAGGACGCGGTTCGGCGCGCGAAGCGACACGTGCTCGACGGCGACATCTACCAGGGCGTCATTTCCCGGACGCGGGAGTTCGACGGGGAGATCGATCCGCTGGCGCTGTACGCGTCGCTTCGGGAGGTGAACCCGTCGCCGTACATGTACCTCCTGTCGTATGGGGACCGGTCGATCGTCGGCGCGAGCCCGGAGACGCTCGTTTCTGTCCAGGGGCGTCGACTCGTGTCGAACCCCATCGCCGGCACCGGTCCCCGGGGCGATAGCCCCGCCGAGGACCGCAGGCTCGCCGGGGAGATGCTCGCCGACGACAAGGAGCGTGCCGAACACACGATGCTCGTGGATCTGGCCAGAAACGACGTCCGACGGGTGTCTACCCCAGGATCGGTTCGGGTCGAGGAGTTCATGAACGTGCTCAAGTACAGCCACGTCCAGCACATCGAATCGACGGTCACTGGGCGTCTCGCCGACGACGCCGACGCGTTCGACGCCACCCGGGCGACGTTTCCGGCGGGGACGCTCACCGGCGCGCCGAAGGTCCGGGCGATGGAGATCATCGACGAGCTGGAAACCGAACCACGTGGCGTCTACGGCGGCGGGGTCGGCTACTACTCCTGGACCGGCGATGCGGACATGGCGATCGTGATCCGGACGGCGACGATCGATCACGAGGAATCGGTCGATCGGCTCACCATCAGGGCGGGTGCGGGGCTCGTCGCCGACAGCGATCCGGCCGCCGAGTACGAGGAGACCGAACGCAAGATGGACGGCGTCCTCGCAGCCGTCGACCGGATCGGTTCGAGAAACGATCTGGAGGCGTCCCGATGA
- a CDS encoding phosphoribosylanthranilate isomerase yields the protein MARVKICGITRSADLRAAVEAGADAVGVIADVTVDTPREVDLADAAELVAEAPPFVTTTLVTMPDSPSDAVDAVRTVQPDVTQLHGEFEAEELGYLRSETGTKLAVAVDCEDADRARKLDSAVDALLIDSTTEAGAGGTGRTHDWEATRELTRELRSPVVLAGGLTPDNVGEAVRIAEPYAVDVASGVELTGGVKDHTALATFVRNAERSPEVVQ from the coding sequence ATGGCCCGCGTGAAGATCTGCGGCATCACCCGCAGCGCTGACCTCCGGGCGGCGGTGGAGGCCGGCGCCGACGCAGTCGGCGTGATCGCAGACGTCACGGTCGACACGCCGCGGGAGGTGGATCTCGCCGATGCCGCCGAACTCGTCGCCGAGGCGCCGCCGTTCGTCACCACCACGCTCGTGACGATGCCCGACTCGCCGTCGGACGCGGTCGACGCCGTCCGGACGGTCCAGCCCGACGTGACCCAGCTCCACGGGGAGTTCGAAGCCGAGGAGTTGGGATATCTCCGGAGCGAAACTGGAACGAAACTCGCCGTCGCGGTCGACTGCGAGGACGCCGACCGGGCCCGGAAGCTCGACTCCGCGGTCGACGCGCTGTTGATTGATTCCACGACCGAAGCGGGCGCAGGGGGAACTGGACGGACACACGACTGGGAGGCGACCCGGGAACTGACCCGAGAACTCCGGTCGCCGGTGGTGTTGGCGGGCGGGCTCACGCCGGATAACGTCGGCGAGGCGGTCCGGATCGCCGAACCGTACGCCGTCGACGTCGCAAGCGGCGTCGAACTCACTGGGGGAGTCAAGGACCATACGGCGCTGGCGACGTTCGTCCGGAACGCCGAGCGGTCGCCGGAGGTGGTGCAGTGA
- the trpD gene encoding anthranilate phosphoribosyltransferase, which translates to METYIERVTEGEDLSLTEAREAASLVFEEATEAQIGALLAALRAKGETDTEVAGFAQGMREAARTIEPDRAPLVDTCGTGGDDHDTINVSTTSAIVAAGAGAAVAKHGNYSVSSSSGSADVLEVAGVEIDAEPPAVERMIESDGIGFMLAPVFHPAMKAVIGPRRELSMRTVFNVLGPLTNPAGAEAQVLGVYDPDLVPRIAGSLTRMPVERALVVHGDGIDEIGLHGPTTVAEVDGEDVTEYTLTPADLGLDSAPIDAVAGGTPQENATELEAIVTGERQGAKRDIILANAGAAVYVAGLANDLREGVELAAQAIDVGDAAETLETMRGA; encoded by the coding sequence ATCGAAACGTACATCGAACGGGTGACGGAGGGAGAGGATCTGAGTCTGACAGAGGCGCGGGAGGCCGCCTCGCTCGTGTTCGAGGAGGCGACGGAGGCACAGATCGGGGCGCTGCTGGCGGCGCTCCGGGCGAAAGGAGAAACCGACACGGAGGTCGCCGGCTTCGCCCAGGGAATGCGGGAAGCGGCCCGGACGATCGAGCCGGACCGTGCGCCGCTTGTGGACACCTGTGGCACCGGCGGGGACGATCACGACACCATCAACGTCTCGACGACCAGCGCGATCGTCGCCGCCGGGGCGGGGGCGGCAGTCGCCAAACACGGCAACTACTCGGTCTCCTCCTCGTCGGGCAGCGCCGACGTCCTCGAGGTGGCGGGCGTGGAGATCGACGCCGAACCGCCGGCAGTCGAGCGGATGATCGAGTCCGACGGGATCGGCTTCATGCTCGCTCCGGTGTTCCATCCGGCGATGAAGGCGGTTATCGGGCCCCGGCGGGAGCTGTCGATGCGGACCGTGTTCAACGTGCTGGGCCCGCTGACGAACCCGGCGGGCGCGGAGGCACAGGTGCTGGGTGTGTACGATCCGGATCTCGTGCCGCGGATCGCCGGTTCGCTCACCAGGATGCCCGTCGAGCGTGCGCTGGTGGTCCACGGTGACGGCATCGACGAGATCGGCCTCCACGGTCCCACGACCGTCGCCGAGGTCGACGGCGAGGACGTGACCGAGTATACGCTGACGCCCGCGGATCTCGGCCTGGATTCGGCGCCCATCGACGCAGTCGCCGGGGGAACGCCCCAGGAGAACGCGACCGAACTCGAGGCGATCGTGACCGGGGAACGACAGGGGGCAAAACGCGACATCATCCTCGCCAACGCCGGCGCCGCCGTCTACGTCGCCGGGCTGGCCAACGATCTGCGCGAGGGTGTCGAACTGGCTGCGCAGGCGATCGACGTCGGGGACGCCGCCGAGACGCTCGAGACCATGCGGGGGGCCTGA
- a CDS encoding ArsR/SmtB family transcription factor, which produces MSDPEFSEKADPEEAFTALADDNRIAILRALWEADGHEASFSQLRDAVGMRDSGQFNYHLDKLVGTFVAKTETGYELTEAGTWVNGAIERGSYTLEGSLEPITLDHPCRTCGDTRTLYYEGETVRIECETCPVKSQFALPPSVLIDVGRDEIPEVAGRYLRSMFQHLDNSFCWYCDGRVEVTVEPAVDPDEEPPEDAPDGLFEQVVDFPVVRYDCRRCGASPVGGLSQSLLDHPAVVAFHSEQDKTIDGHEIWEYAAIDTDRARIRSRDPFQAVVTYREDGETLSVVVDDSLSVVDVDR; this is translated from the coding sequence ATGTCGGATCCGGAATTCTCCGAGAAAGCGGATCCCGAGGAGGCGTTCACTGCGCTTGCGGACGACAACCGCATTGCCATCCTCCGGGCGCTGTGGGAGGCCGACGGTCACGAGGCGTCGTTCTCGCAGCTCCGCGACGCCGTCGGGATGCGGGATTCGGGTCAGTTCAACTATCACCTCGACAAACTTGTCGGTACGTTCGTCGCGAAGACGGAAACTGGGTACGAACTCACGGAAGCCGGCACCTGGGTTAATGGCGCGATCGAACGCGGGTCGTACACACTAGAAGGGTCCCTCGAACCGATTACCCTTGATCACCCGTGTCGGACCTGCGGGGACACTCGAACGCTGTATTACGAGGGTGAGACCGTCCGAATCGAGTGTGAAACCTGTCCAGTCAAAAGCCAGTTCGCCCTCCCGCCAAGCGTTCTCATCGACGTGGGCCGCGACGAGATCCCGGAGGTGGCCGGTCGGTATCTCCGATCGATGTTTCAGCATCTCGACAACAGTTTCTGCTGGTACTGCGATGGGCGAGTGGAGGTGACTGTCGAACCCGCGGTCGATCCCGACGAGGAACCACCCGAGGACGCGCCCGATGGCCTCTTCGAGCAGGTGGTGGACTTTCCGGTGGTTCGGTACGACTGCCGACGGTGTGGGGCCAGTCCAGTGGGTGGACTGAGCCAGTCCCTCCTCGATCATCCGGCTGTCGTCGCCTTTCACTCCGAGCAGGACAAAACGATCGACGGACACGAGATCTGGGAGTACGCGGCGATAGACACCGATCGCGCACGGATCCGGAGCCGGGACCCGTTCCAGGCCGTGGTCACCTACAGGGAGGACGGTGAAACGCTTTCGGTGGTCGTCGACGACTCGCTCTCCGTCGTCGACGTCGATCGCTGA